Proteins encoded by one window of Candidatus Zymogenus saltonus:
- a CDS encoding ABC transporter substrate-binding protein has protein sequence MAMRGIYDIRDLAGRKVSMALYTPSEFWFDMLLERRDLEDLKEEISFVNFEGLEALSALRRGDVDAMVGREPFLSSAVREFKGNVIATSSETPGLVVDVLFSQRETIERRHGDFEKVVRGVYRAVDWMERNPGAAKGIIKKYLGENYRVASDFDNTFSAVSFYDRNMNLRYFGTEDHPGDFEDTLDEIIDYWRDKGELSWKPDPEDFIEYSLVPTYE, from the coding sequence GTGGCCATGAGGGGGATTTACGATATACGCGACCTTGCGGGGAGGAAGGTCTCGATGGCCCTTTACACCCCCAGCGAGTTCTGGTTCGATATGCTCTTGGAGAGAAGGGACCTGGAGGATCTCAAGGAGGAGATAAGTTTTGTAAACTTCGAGGGATTGGAGGCCCTTTCCGCCCTTAGAAGGGGGGACGTTGACGCAATGGTCGGCAGGGAGCCGTTTTTGTCCTCGGCCGTGAGGGAGTTTAAGGGAAACGTCATAGCCACAAGCAGCGAGACCCCCGGTCTCGTGGTGGACGTCCTCTTCTCCCAGAGGGAGACGATCGAGAGGAGGCACGGCGACTTCGAGAAGGTGGTGAGGGGCGTTTACAGGGCCGTAGACTGGATGGAGAGAAATCCCGGCGCGGCGAAGGGGATTATCAAGAAATATCTTGGGGAGAACTACAGGGTCGCCTCCGATTTCGACAACACATTTTCCGCGGTATCCTTTTACGACAGGAATATGAACCTGCGCTATTTCGGCACGGAGGACCATCCGGGGGACTTCGAGGATACATTGGACGAGATTATCGATTACTGGAGAGACAAGGGCGAGCTCTCGTGGAAGCCGGACCCCGAGGATTTTATCGAGTATTCACTGGTGCCGACGTACGAGTGA